A portion of the Myxococcota bacterium genome contains these proteins:
- a CDS encoding SDR family NAD(P)-dependent oxidoreductase — MRFESRTVIVTGAASGIGFATLRAFAAEGANAVGLDVNESAFAAANERLGPLAERVRLRVADVASTAACRDAVDAVVAEHGGVDVLCNIAGFAAIEHFADVGEGDFDRMFAVNVRGLFFLTQAALPHLLASGGNVVNMASVAGLAGNPYNSTYCATKGAVVSLTRALAVEYGKRGVRFNCVCPGSVLTEATRRTRIPDGTDPALFALMTPLLGHCAPEDIAQAVLYLASDDARYVTGAAFAVDGGRTAV, encoded by the coding sequence GTTCGCGACGCTGCGCGCGTTCGCGGCCGAGGGCGCGAACGCCGTCGGGCTCGACGTGAACGAGAGCGCATTCGCGGCCGCGAACGAGCGGCTCGGCCCGCTCGCGGAGCGCGTGCGGCTGCGCGTCGCGGACGTGGCCTCGACGGCGGCCTGCCGCGATGCCGTCGACGCCGTCGTCGCCGAGCACGGGGGCGTCGACGTGCTGTGCAACATCGCCGGCTTCGCGGCGATCGAGCACTTCGCGGACGTCGGCGAGGGCGACTTCGATCGCATGTTCGCCGTGAACGTGCGCGGCCTCTTCTTCCTCACCCAGGCGGCGCTCCCGCACCTGCTCGCTTCGGGTGGCAACGTCGTCAACATGGCGTCGGTCGCCGGCCTCGCCGGCAACCCGTACAACTCGACCTACTGTGCGACGAAGGGCGCGGTCGTGAGCCTGACGCGCGCGCTCGCGGTCGAGTACGGAAAGCGCGGTGTGCGCTTCAACTGCGTCTGTCCGGGGTCCGTGCTGACGGAGGCGACGCGCCGCACGCGCATCCCGGACGGGACCGACCCCGCGCTCTTCGCACTGATGACGCCGCTGCTCGGCCACTGTGCGCCCGAGGACATCGCACAGGCCGTGCTCTACCTCGCCTCCGACGATGCCCGCTACGTGACGGGCGCGGCGTTCGCGGTCGACGGCGGCCGCACCGCCGTCTAG